The sequence AGCAGGTCGCTGTGGCGCGCTTTGAGGTTGTCGGCTCCGGCCAGTGCCGCGTTGATACGGGTCATGCGCAGCGCCGACGGGTTGATGTCCACCGCCAGCACCTCCGCCTGAGGCCGCGCCAATGCCGTCAGGATGGCGCCCGCGCCCGAGCCGCAACCGATGTCCACGGCGCGACCGATATGTCCTTTGTGGTTGTTCAGATGGGCCTGGATGGCGTTGGCGAAGCGATAAGTATCCGGGCCGAAGAACACCGCGTCCGCCGCGTCGGTGGGATAGGCCGAATGCACGAACAACTGACCGTCGAGGCTCGATAGCCGCACCCGGCTGCGCCAGCGCGAATCGCAAGGCGCAAGCACGCCCGCCTGATCCATCAGGCTGAAGATCGAAGAGGGCAGCAGCTCGTGCTGGAAGGACCGGCTCCAACCAAAGACGCCGGCCAGGTCCTTCGCCAGCTGGTTTTCGACCCGGGCGTTGACCCGCTCGTGAGTCAGCGGCGTGGGAGTGATGAAGTGATAGCCGCGCTCGCGTAGCGCCTGCGCCAGCTGCAGCAGTGCGCGGTCCTGGGCTGTTTCAGTGGTCATGTGTTTCGCTTCCCTGGCGAGGTTTCGCCTTCAATTGAAAAGTCCGGTAAAGCGCCGGGTAGCCAACAGGCCGGCGGCGCTGTGGTGGCGACTCGGGGCCAGCAGCGGCAGCAGGTGACGCATGCGTGCCTCGCGGGTCGGCAGTTGCGCCAGTTGCGCTTCCAGCAGTTGGGTTTCCTGGTCGAAGTCGCTCACGACATGATTCTGTTCAGGCGCAGGAGTGGCCTGCGAGGGGGGCTCGTTCACTGCGTGCGGACGCGGGACCGGTGTGGGGCGTGGTCGGCCGCGGGCTGGCGCCTGCTCTGCCAGCCAGTCACCGGCGATCCAGTCATGGATCAGCTGCTGCTCATGGGCGCTGAAGACACCGAACATGGGCCCCTGCTCACCGGTGATCAACTGCCAGAAGCGGCTGAGCTGCGGGTCGGCGTGGCGCTTGATCCAGCCGCGACGCTGCAGGGTCTCGAGGAACTGGCTAATCCGCTCCGGCTCCGCCAGCCACTGGTTGACCGTGTAGCCGTCGAAGCGGCAGTAATCCGAATGCACGAACTGACCGACCCCGGCCTTCTTTTCCAGCACGCGTAGCACTTCCTGCTCCGGATCGAACCCGGCGATCACCGAAACCGTGCTGGCGCCCAGGTCGTTGAGGCGGTAACCGTTCATTACCCGGCGATAGAATTCTTCGCTGTCGCCCACCTGCGGCCAGGCGGCGAGAAGGCCCTGGATGGCCTTTTTCGCGTGGCCGTTGTCGGCGTTGTCGACCGTCACATGCAGGGTGAAGTAATAAGGGTCGATGCCCAGTTCGGTGAGTTCGTAAGCACTGATCAGCAGGTGCAGCGGCAGCTGCTCGTAGCCCAGGTTGAAGCCGATGACTTCCGGCAGGAACTGCTCGGCGTGCTCGGCCAAGGCCAGCTGGATCGCGCCCTGGACGAAGTTGTCGTCGTCCAGGCTCTGCCAGTCGTCGCACCCCTGGCTGGCGAGCAGCTTGCGGTACAGCACCACATGGTTCTTCTCCGGCTGCCCTTCGCCGAGCTCCTCCAGGTAAGTCTGGATCAGCGCGGTGAAACGCGCGTCGTCCCAGTGATGCAGCAGGCCATAGAGCCAGGCGCCGTCGACCAGCTTGGTCGGCGCCACGCCGCGCAGGAAATGCAGCGCGTGGGCCTTGCTGATGAAATAGCGACGCGGGGCGCCGGCACGGCGGGCATCGAGATAGCCCTGGTACTCGCCACCGACCCTGGCGACATGGGAGTCCAGCCATTCGTCGAGGCCGGACGGCTGCTGCGGAAGATCGCAGGGCAGGCGGGCGGCGATCTCCAGCTGAGTGGTCAGGTATTCGGCCGCCTGGCTACGGACCTCCTCGCGCTCGGGCGTGTCCAGCAGGGCGAAGTAAAGCGACCTGGCGGACGCGGCCGTCTCGATGCTAACGGGAACGGCGGTTACGGGCAGGCTTCGGGTCAATTGCATACATTCACACGGCGGCAGTGAGGGTCGTCCCCTGATGGTTTTTGGGCCATGGCGAGCAGAATTTAGTTCAGCGCTTCTGCCGAATGGCCGACCATCGATGCGTGGCGATCGGTATGCAACTTCTGCCAATGTCGGCCTTCCTACCTTGACGGGCCCTATCCACATCCAGACGCAGGAGACCTTCATGAACCCAACCGAACGCGGCAAGGAAAACCTCGAGACCATCGAAGACCGCAAAGGCGAGCGTGGCGAGCAGGCGAGCGGCGCGGGAACCGAGCGCGTACGCAACGGTGAGGTCGCCGGCGGCGATCGCGATGACGTGCCGGGGGGCGCCTACAACGTGCCCAAGGACATGGCCGAAGAGGTCAGCGACGACCCTGCTCGCCAGCCGCGCGAGGAACGCTAGCGGCCCGACCCGCTGGCAGACCAGGGCAACGGCGGTCACGACCACGTCGGTTTGCCCTTGCGTTAAAAAATACCGTGGCCGGCTTAATGTTCGGCCATTTGCGGTCGCCTGCTGCCTCTGAGCAACCAATGGTCGGCGCCGGACCCGTTCCGCTCCGATACCTAGCGGTCGAACGAGACAGCCGAGCCCTCCATGCGCCAACACTCCCGCCTCAGCTTTCGTCACCTCAGCCGAATCCTGGTGACCAATCACCTTAGCGGTGAGCCCATGGGCTATCTCGCCGACCTGTCGATGGGCGGCCTGCGCCTGGTGGCCAAGCAGCCGCTTGGCGTGAGCGGTTGCTACGAGATGATTGTGCACGTGCCCGACGAGGGCGAGCGGTTGCGCGAGGTCCATGTCGTGGTGATCTGCCAGTGGGTGCGCAAGGATTCGCGCCGCGACGCCTTCGAGATGGGCTTCTCGCTCGATCGGCCGAGCCCGGCCTTCATCGAACTGGTTGGCCGGTTACTGCCCAGGCGCCGTTGAGCCTAGCGATTGACCACCTTGGCCGGTAGCGCGACCACCAGCAGCGAGCCCAGCACGAGGCAGGCGGCGAAGAACAGCAGGGCGCCGCCGCTGCGGCCCGTGATGTCCAGCGCGAACCCGATCAGGGTGTTGCTCACCAGGCCGGCGATGTTCGCCAAGGAGCAGGCCAGGGCGAAACCGGTCGCCGCCGCGGTGCCGGTGAGGAAGGTTGCCGGCAGGCTGAAGAACACCGGAACCGCGCCGATGATCGCCGTCTGGGCGATGGAGAACAGCAGCACCGTTGCCACCACGTTGTCGGTGAACGCAGTACTGGCCGCCATGGCGGCGGCGCCAATCCAGAATGGCAGGATGATGTGCCAGCGGCGCTCGCGGAACCGGTCGGAGCTGGCCCCGAGCGCGAGCATGCCGACCACCGCGGCGATGCTTGGCAGCGCCGTCAGCAGGCCGATATCGGACGCATCGGCGACGCCGGCCTGGCGAATGAAGGTCGGCATCCAGAAACCCATGGCGTAAGCGCTGAGCAGGATCGCAAAATCGATGCCGCCGAGCATCCACACCTTCAGGTTGAAAAAGCCCTGGCGAAAGCTGTCTCCGCTGGCCGGGCTCTGCGCCTCGTCCACCGTCAGGTCGCGCAGAAGATGGCCCTGTTCGCGCAGGTCCAGCCATTCGGCGTCCTGTGGCCCTTCGGGAAGCAGCCGTAACGCCAGCAGCCCGAGCAACACGCTGGGCACGCCCTCGAGCAGGAACAGCCACTGCCAGCCGCGCAGGCCCTGGAGTCCGTCGAAGGCTTCGAGGATCCAGCCCGACAGCGGCGCACCGATGACGCTGGACAGCGGCAGCCCGATCATGAACAGCGCGATCATCCGTCCGCGCCGGTGGGTCGGGAACCACAGCGTCAGGTAATACAGTACACCCGGCAGGAAACCGGCCTCGGCGATGCCCAGCAGCAGGCGCAGCACGTAGAACTGGGCAGGCGTGGTGACCAGTAAGGTGCACGCCGAAAGCACGCCCCAACTGACCATGATCCGCGCAATCCAGACCCGCGCCCCGACGCGTTTTAGGATCAGGTTGCTCGGCACCTCGAAGAGGATGTAGCCGACGAAGAACAGACCAGCACCGAGACCGAACGCCGCATCGCTGAGCTGCAACTGGTCGGCCATCTGCAGCTTGGCGAAGCCGACGTTGATGCGGTCCAGATAGGCGGCCAGGTAGCAACAGCAGAGAAACGGAATCAGACGCCAGGCGACCTTGCGGTTCAGGCGCCGCCCTTCGGTGTCCTGGCTCGGCTGGATGGCGGCGGGGCCATGGGGCATCGGCGAGTCCTCGCGGGTTACGGAT comes from Stutzerimonas stutzeri and encodes:
- a CDS encoding methyltransferase codes for the protein MTTETAQDRALLQLAQALRERGYHFITPTPLTHERVNARVENQLAKDLAGVFGWSRSFQHELLPSSIFSLMDQAGVLAPCDSRWRSRVRLSSLDGQLFVHSAYPTDAADAVFFGPDTYRFANAIQAHLNNHKGHIGRAVDIGCGSGAGAILTALARPQAEVLAVDINPSALRMTRINAALAGADNLKARHSDLLNDVDGEFDLILANPPYLVDPDERAYRHGGGPLGAGLSLAIFDSALQRLAPCGTLLLYTGVAMHGNQDPFHREIEQRLEGRGLEWRYREVDPDVFGEELLDGAYTECDRIAAVVLEVTRPAG
- a CDS encoding iron-containing redox enzyme family protein: MQLTRSLPVTAVPVSIETAASARSLYFALLDTPEREEVRSQAAEYLTTQLEIAARLPCDLPQQPSGLDEWLDSHVARVGGEYQGYLDARRAGAPRRYFISKAHALHFLRGVAPTKLVDGAWLYGLLHHWDDARFTALIQTYLEELGEGQPEKNHVVLYRKLLASQGCDDWQSLDDDNFVQGAIQLALAEHAEQFLPEVIGFNLGYEQLPLHLLISAYELTELGIDPYYFTLHVTVDNADNGHAKKAIQGLLAAWPQVGDSEEFYRRVMNGYRLNDLGASTVSVIAGFDPEQEVLRVLEKKAGVGQFVHSDYCRFDGYTVNQWLAEPERISQFLETLQRRGWIKRHADPQLSRFWQLITGEQGPMFGVFSAHEQQLIHDWIAGDWLAEQAPARGRPRPTPVPRPHAVNEPPSQATPAPEQNHVVSDFDQETQLLEAQLAQLPTREARMRHLLPLLAPSRHHSAAGLLATRRFTGLFN
- a CDS encoding PilZ domain-containing protein; this translates as MRQHSRLSFRHLSRILVTNHLSGEPMGYLADLSMGGLRLVAKQPLGVSGCYEMIVHVPDEGERLREVHVVVICQWVRKDSRRDAFEMGFSLDRPSPAFIELVGRLLPRRR
- a CDS encoding MFS transporter; this translates as MPHGPAAIQPSQDTEGRRLNRKVAWRLIPFLCCCYLAAYLDRINVGFAKLQMADQLQLSDAAFGLGAGLFFVGYILFEVPSNLILKRVGARVWIARIMVSWGVLSACTLLVTTPAQFYVLRLLLGIAEAGFLPGVLYYLTLWFPTHRRGRMIALFMIGLPLSSVIGAPLSGWILEAFDGLQGLRGWQWLFLLEGVPSVLLGLLALRLLPEGPQDAEWLDLREQGHLLRDLTVDEAQSPASGDSFRQGFFNLKVWMLGGIDFAILLSAYAMGFWMPTFIRQAGVADASDIGLLTALPSIAAVVGMLALGASSDRFRERRWHIILPFWIGAAAMAASTAFTDNVVATVLLFSIAQTAIIGAVPVFFSLPATFLTGTAAATGFALACSLANIAGLVSNTLIGFALDITGRSGGALLFFAACLVLGSLLVVALPAKVVNR